The genomic interval GTGGAATCTCTCCCTGGCATTGGTGTCAACACAGATGACCCTTTTTTCAATAGTACTTGTAGATGACTGGGACAGCTTCTGTCTGCACCCTACAGAAGTATAACCATTGGAGAGAGGATTCCTTTAAATTATTATCTGTTCTTATCTGCCCTTTCAGGTGACAGGAAAAAAGATTTTGGAGAAGGGAGAGCTCAAGCGACGATACACCATCATCCCTCTGAACAAAATTTCAGCCAAAACCTTGAATGACAATGTTGTCAAGACTGCAAAAAATCTGGTAAGAATTTGCATACAAGTTCATTTTTGAACCGAAAATTTATGTAGAAGTGTTTTGAGCAGTTCTGTTAGCTGGTCCTTTACACTTTCCTCTGAAATATTTGCAGTTGTGTACTTTAAAATGACTGTTCGCCATGTGTGTCCAGTAGACATAGAGATTAATTTTTTGATTTTCTGGTAAATaggtgttttaaaatgaacccaAGGAAAGCACTTAGCTGTTCTAGCTCCACAGTAGGTAAATGACCTTCCCTGGGTGGCTGTGTAATGCCTGTGTTATGCATTTCAGGTCGGGGAAGACAATGTGCACACCGCCTTGTCCTTGGTGGGCTATGAGTCGGAGCTCCAGAAAGCCATGGAGTATGTATTTGGCACCACGCTGGTCTGCGACACGCTCGACAATGCCAAGAAAGTGACCTTCGACAAGCGCGTCATGACCAAAACGGTCACTCTGGGAGGGGACGTGTTTGATCCCCAGGGGACTCTGAGCGGAGGTGACGTCCTTAACCCCTTGAGCTTCCAAACAGGGTTTTTGACAGCAAGATTGTTCATAAGTGAAGCCAGCCATGTTAGCTCTTTCTATAATTCATTAACTTGGGTAACAAGCTACTACACTGCAACCCAATGCTTTTCATAATAATCCTGTATCAGCGGGGCTGCTCAATAAGACAGTAAAACACTTTCAGCGAAAGTTGTTGCATGtaacaaacattcataaagTAGCCTCGTGAGGTCAGTTGTGTGCTTGGCAGGTTCTGCTTTCCCTGGGGTCTCTTTTAAATGACATGACTTTTACCTAAATGCTAATTTAGATTTCTTGAGCACTTTCCAGGGTTAAGAGGACCTTTTTAAGAACCTTTAAGAATGTTAAGCTTGTTGTCTCGCTCTAGGGGGGAAATGGGTATGACTGCTTCCATTACTCTGCTCACAAAAGCACGCAGATGCAGCATGTGAGCCCCTAATCTCTTAGCCAGTTGAATTCAGGAAGGTCAGTGCTCTTGGGAGTAAATCctacacattaacacattagcAACTAGACATGTTGCGGCtaatgtgttgctgtgtgcgcgtgtgcgccGGCGGTAGTCTGACTGAGGTTTGCTGGTCTCGGTGTCCCAGGTGCCCGTGCGCAGACCGCTTCAGTGCTGTCTAAACTGCAGGAGCTGAAGGATGTGCAGGATAACCtgacagccagagagacagaactgcgCTCTGTCGAGAAGGACCTGAGCAGCCTTAAGGGGACAGCTGACAAGTAAGTGTCTTTGGCTGTGCAGCCATGGAAACAGTGGTGTCACTCTTTCTCTTAGTTATCGGCAGGTCAAGTGACTCCCGCCAATAGGTGGCGCTAATACTGGAATCTGCTGAAGAAGTGcttgctgttcatttgttttcatatttactaAGCCTTTCTCTGTCAACAGTGATGTGACCTCTGTAGTAAATCAGTTCAGTACTAATGCTGTTATTACAGTTGGTTGGTTCCTAGCCTTTTCAGCCACCAAGTTGCATGAGAGTGTGTTCTGCCATCTTATTTTATCATTGGCAGATAGTCTGTGAGGGTGAGTTGTTTAGGCTGCGTGTTCTACATCTCCACGTCTACAGCGCCGCCCTGTTGATCTTTGCAGGTACAGGCAGCTGAAACAGCAGCTGGACATGAAATCTGAGGAGGCGGAGCTTCTGCAGGCCAAGCTCCAGCAGAGCTCCTACCAcaaacaggaggaggagctgcagactCTCCGCAAAACCATCGGTACAGCACATTTCAGTACTCCATGCATTTCAGTCCTCTACACATTTCAGTAGAAATAAGAGATATGTCCTGGATAAGGGTGTTTTCCATACATGTATGTAGTAGTAGTAGGCTGTATTGGAGCTACATCTCTTCCAATACTCAAATAGCAAGGAGctcttgtgttttcatttacatgatTGTTTTTGTTCGTTTCTGCTTTCTGCCTTAATTGTAATGTTGTATAAGAAAGGGCAACAAGCAAGGCCTGCTAAAAAATTGTCACTCAAAGTTAAGTCCAAAGTGCCTTGTGACTGGAATGGAACAGAGGcgttcagtgttcagtgtccGGTCTGTGTGGGCAGAGGAGAGCGAGGAGACCCTTAAGAAGACCAAGGAGGTGCAGAAGAAGGCGGAGGAGAAGTACAAGGTGCTGGAGAACAAGATGAAGAACGCCGAGGCAGAGCGGGAGAAGGAGCTGAAGGCGGCGCAGCAGAAGCTCAACGCGGCCAAGAACAAAGCAGATGCCTACAACAAGAAGCTCAAGGAGAGGCAACAGGTGCGGCCCCCTAATCGCCATGCTTTTAGGAGGTTTCTTAATGCCAGATACAGGCTTTAGAAAcctaacaaaatatataaaaatcataGGTGTGCAGTTATAGGTAGATGAGCTACTTTTTCCTGAGGCACCGTCTCAATCAGCTGATCTGTATTTCATCAGGATGGACTGATAAACGGAACACATTATTCAATGACTACACTGAGTAAAGATCAGTGGATTTGTGCAGTGCCTACTTGTCTATGAACAGTTTGACTTATTAGTCTTCCATTGATGATGATGGTGCTGATCAGTGTGGAggcattgtgtttttgcagtgaAGTCTGCAGGTACAGGAGTAGTATCTATCTGTTGTGTCCTGCTGTATTGGTCGTGCTGGTTCTGTAGTAGAGCTGGAGGTGACAGTGTGCCGGTCTGTGTCCTGCAGGAAGCTGACGCCCTGGctctggagctggaggagcttaAGAAGGAGCAGGCGGGCTACCAGCAGCAGATTGATGCTGTGGATGAGGCCATGAAGGCCATCCAAGACCAGATCGACAGCATGGCTGCAGAGGTGTCCAGCAACAAGGTCAGGCCTAGCCCAAAGCCGCCTATGTCCCGTCTGCAAAGACTGCTTCCAGATGCATGGTGTCACGCTTGTAATACGCTAACCACATGAATATGTCTTCGGTCTTCAGTTTTATATCGCACTTCAGTCTGAGAATCACTTTTACATGTTGcatatttttcttgcttttagTCACATGTATGAAAGTGTGTTTATGTACATTGCTTGGAAGTGATGGTGAGCAAATGGGAGGGTTCTCACCATAAACTAGCCCCTAGTGTCCTCAGAAGCTGAGTATGTTGGTGCTCTCATATACATTGTATTGATACAGCCAGCAGTTGAGCCATAAAACCTGTGTGTAATCCTGTAATATTTGTATGATCTAATGATTTGAACAGTGGCAGCTCCTTAGCACGCTGGAGGAGACAAGTGcctgtctgttttccatttaaaacaagGTGTTAAATCAACTCTCGGGGAACAAAATTGTTACCATGTGTTAAGTAGTGTATTATATTAGTAAGGTAAGAATGCGAAAACTCATATTAGAATCATTTGGACTGACATTAGTGAAATTAGTCTGATTGTTAGTCTGAGCACTCTTAATTAGGGTGCACAGTAAGACGTGTAAGCCGATGGATCGATTGCGTTGCTGACTCGCATCCcgcatcctcctcctcctccctcccaggAAGCGGTGAAGAAGGCCCAGGAGGACCTGTCCAAGCAGAAGGAGGTGATCATGGCGCAGGACCGGGAGATCAAGGGCAAGACGGCCGAGGCCAACAAGCTGCGCGAGCAGGACAACGAGGCGCAGCTCCGCATCAAAGAGATGGAGCACAACATCAGCAAGCACAAGAAGGACAGCGCTGACGCTGCCGCCAGGGTGCGTCCCGGCCCACAGAAGCCTCCGTCTGCTTcactttggttttgtttttctgagcaGCGTCGGTGGCATTTGGCTCGGTCTTTGCCCCTGCTGCTGGACCATCAGGGGGGTTGTGTGCCAAGGAATTTAAAACGGcgccctctgtctctctacctattagaggtgcattgtgggaaccGTCCTTGGCATAGACTGATGTTCTGTCCTGGGAGGCGTGTGTAGCTGCTTCACAACATAGAATTCAGGACGTTCTCAGATCTGGGGAGCTGCCTGTTCACAGGTAGACTGACTGAGCAGCTGTGGTCCTAAACGCTCTAGCGTTTCTCACTGTGAACAGGTGGCCAGGATGCTCGCGGAGAACGACTGGATCGCGCCCGAGAGGCACCTGTTCGGGCAGCCCAACACGGCCTACGACTTCAAAGCCAACAACCCCAAGGAGGCGGGCCAGAGGctgaagaagctggaggagaacAAGGACAAGCTGGAGCGCAACGTCAACATGAGGGCCATGAACATGCTGAGCCAGGCTGAGGAGAAGGTCAGCGCGTCGCATCACCGCTGTGCTCCTTTCCCATTATTACATCAACTATTCACAGCATGACTTCAACAGTATACCTCTCCCACATACATTTGTACAGCTAGCTGCTTACGTAAGCATGCTCAGATACTGGTGAAGTTGCACTTTCCCGCCTGCAGCTTCCCAGACGTCTATCCATGTCCCTGATCACTGCCTTGTGCAGACGCTGTGTAGATGGCATGAGGttgtttgtggggaaaaaatgaacagcatatTTGTTTTGGCACCTTTCATTGAGGGTGGCTGCTTGTTTTTCtaaagcagttatttttttgtatttactttgtTGCTTTTAATTGTTCGTTTTGGcaagctgcttttttttgttgttatagtACAATGAATTGATGAAAAAGAAACGAATTGTGGAGAACGACAAGTCCAAGATCCTGAAGACCATTGAGGAGCTGGACCAGAAGAAGAATGAGGCTCTGAATATTGCCTGGCAGAAGGTACCATCGCTTTGCTTTTAACAAATCGCCTACGTGAACAGATTATTGGAACTGGCAAAGCAAAACATCCAGCCGGTCCAGCCTTTTACAGAGCTTTGGAAACAATGCGCAACGTCTGACTgtttatgtaatataaaattaattttttcagtGGTCATAAGTGGCTGCCAAATaccatttttatgaatgtaagAAAgtcatattgtgtgtgtgaatgtatgcatgtgtgtgtccccAGGTGAACAAAGACTTTGGCTCCATCTTCTCCACATTGCTGCCAGGGGCGAACGCCCGTCTGGCGCCCCCTGAAGGCTGTGGAGTCCTTGACGGCCTCGAGTTCAAGGTGGCCCTGGGCAACACCTGGAAGGAGAACCTGACGGAGCTCAgcgggggtcaaaggtcagtccCATGCGTTGCATTCCAGGGTGGCTTTAGGAATGGCCAGCAGGAGAGTGGGAGCGTGTAGAGCTGACAGATGTGTCCCGCAGGTCCCTGGTGGCCCTCTCCCTGATCCTGGCCATGCTGCTCTTCAAGCCGGCCCCCATCTACATCCTGGACGAGGTGGACGCTGCGCTGGACCTCTCCCACACGCAGAACATCGGCCAGATGCTGCGCACCCACTTCACCCACTCACAGGTAAGCGGATCACAGCCTCCAAAAAGCTAAGAGCATGTCTTTTAATGAGCTACACCAAACCGAATCCAACCTGTTCTCGGCTACATCCTTTTTATCTGATTTTAATAGCGTAGGATGTCACCTTAATTGATTAAGTATGTATTATGGATTTACTGATTATTTTGGAGGGTCTTTTGATCATTTTGCTTCACTGCAATTCTACTTTTTAATGCCTTGTGATTTTAGGTACCTGATCTGCACTTGTACATCATGTACTGTAGTTTTATCCTGCAAACTGAAGTATTTCATGCAGTGGATTTGTGTGAAAGGCGCTGTATAAACTGGTTATGATAAAGACCTTTTGACTACAGTGGAATGTGTCTGAGGGCACGGATCCAATACTGACTTTGCAGTTTGGTCAGGTCTCCTTTAGATGGCTAATTGCACTCTGCGACAGCCATTGTGTAAAACAGGCAAATGGCTGTGACTTAGCATATGTTAAAAttgagccttttttttccccttctcccttGTATAGTTTGTGGTGGTCTCTCTAAAGGATGGCATGTTCACAAACGCCAACGTCTTGTTCAAGACCAAGTTTGTGGACGGGGTGTCTACAGTGTCCAGAACCGctcagagccaaaatggcaaCGTTCCAGGTCACAAAGGACTAGACAAGTCCAAACTGAAAGACAAGAGACACAAGCAGCTCATGGCCAACTGAATGCAGCGTCAGCTGGCTTTGCTGTaaatgttgtctttgtctttaaatgtacattttaaatctgtgtCTGATCAATGCTAATTTTCTATTACATTTTACCGCTTATATTGTACTTTCtttaaagttattttatttcctgtcagtttttttctaGCAGTGATTtcactttttatatatatgttggTGACAAGTCCATATTTATGTGGTTGACCATAAGAGCCTTTCAATACTTTTAGAACCTCATGTACTTCTGCCTCACTGTATTGTctgacttttttgtgtttttaaatgtcccATATTTCCTAATAAAATGTGCTTATGGGGTAAATATGTATAAACGTCTGTTAACTACTGCCattgtcttgatttttttcaaatgagaacTGTATAAACTCTTCCACAGTTGTGTTGGCTACTTTTCAATGGTTTTCATCCCCTAATACATTTTTCCAGGGAGAGACTGACATATTTAACGGTTTTCTAGAGCTGCTTTCCTCTTGCTGCCGATGTAACAGGTATTAGGAAAATAGACTTAAACAGTATTTACTTTCCCTTGTAAAAGCTGTGAACTTTTTCTGGCTCACAGTTAAGCATATTCATTGCGAATTTGTCCTTTAAAATTCAAAAGGAGCCTCAAAAGGCACTTTTGAATACCAACTTTGATATGGCTTTTCCGTTTCTGAAAACAGATTTCACAAAGTGGTGAAGTTAGGGCTGTTTGTGTGATTCTGAGAAACTGACTAGCAGCATGTTGTGTAAAATGACCGCAGGCACAATATAGCTGCTGTATACACTGTCATGCTTCCACTTTGTCTGATTAGTTAAAATGACTAGGGTCAAAAGTGCACAAAATACTATACTAAACGGCAGTGACTGTTAGCGGTATTCTGAGTACTCCATTAATCACTGTGTTGCACGACCTTAATGCAGCCATCACCTCAGCTGATggcttttatgttttaaatgtaggCCTGTGCCGCAAATGTTCAATGGATGTGCACCGGGGCCAGCccacagcaattttttttatctcctctCCTGAGGGTGGTCTCTTCTCCAACATGCCATCAGATTTCCTGCTCTGAAACCTTGCGTTCGATGCCGAGAGTCCTCAACATTGTCAGGTCTACCAAACAACACCTCCACCTCGGCAAGAGTGTATGCTCTTCTAATGTGCTGACACGCACTTGTAACACCTATCTCAACGTGTAAAGAATGTTTCTTgatatgtgttatttttttgttatgatcTGAAGGATTGTGAAGATTACCTCTAAAGTTGCACTGAAAGGTCACAATTATCCAGTCTTTTTTCAGACTTTAAACACTTCATTAAAACATCTAATAGgaataatatgtttaataagCTATTATATTTTGGCAAAATGCTGTCTGTTAAAACCAAAAAGTGAAAAACCTTGAAAACTGATCCCCCCGCGCAGAAGCAGGTCATACTTAATAGATATTCTACAGTGTAATGAGTTTTGCTCAAGTGCTGAAATCTCTGGACCCGtttcaaaaagaacaaagaagaaACGTCGGTGAATAAAATCGGTGACAATGAGGAACATGATTGAGAACAACCAATTTCATTCTAATCAGCAATCATCGGGGCATTTATGCTGTACTTGTTATCCTGTTGATCAATTAACCTTACAGTTTTCACTCTCATTTGTAGACCGCCCCCCTCATTCATGTCCTGTTTCTACGGTAACCAGGGAGCGACAGGAACACGTTACATCTGTCCCCTGTCAGCGTTTTATGGCATTGCATTAGAATGTTAATATGCACAATATGCATGTCGTGAAAAAACCGTTAGATTGAATCATTGGTAAGTATggtcagcaccatggacagtgCCAAATGATCAATTGATCGTTTTTCTTCCGTTTTTTCGGTTTGGTATTGCGAAGCTTATCTTTAGTTTATTATACATCTGATCGCCCCTAGCAGATTTCCTTAATATCTGAGCCATGCCCTGACTCAGTCCTGGACCTTTGGCCAGGTTTTCTTTTCGTGCcattctctttccctctgccgtttctttcctctctgttaTCATCCACTCTTCTGTCAGTGCTGACTGAAAACTAACACATTTCTTAAAGACGGACTAGTCACTAACAGCTTTCATACTGAAAACTGTTTATCGTCTTTGTGTATATGAAAAGGGACACAACAAATCACAGTACGCCGTTTCCCGAAAAGGAACGAAAGAACACTGTCAGATGGAAACGATGGAAACAAAGTGAACTGATGCCATAATCAAACCAAAGCGGTCTTTGGATGAGCATGATGGATCCCTGCTACGTCATAATTACATCAGGTATAAAATAAACGTGACAAAAGAACTAACCCAAAATTAGATCAGATGGAATAAATGAATTATGCCACCTGAATGAAACGGGTTTTCCTTCTAGGAAATTACAACACCGTTTGCTATACACTGGCAAAAGGCGTTTTAACTCGCGTgatatttgcattgtttttgtccGGTTTCGGAAAACTGTTTTGTAGTTCTACAGGATATAAGAGTTAGTTTCTACTGGCCAGGTGCCTATTGTACTCCTGGGGGTGCGTCATCAACGCAAGCGCAAAATCTGTGCTTGTGCTTAAGAGAGTCATGCTGCTCAACAATTCTGTGCAGATTCCCGGACTCTCACAAGACTTGGATGGCTCAGTGAATTCACTTTTCCACACTTTCGGCCGATGCACACAGGATCCAGATCAGAGAATCTGCGCAGAATTTTGCGC from Megalops cyprinoides isolate fMegCyp1 chromosome 22, fMegCyp1.pri, whole genome shotgun sequence carries:
- the smc2 gene encoding structural maintenance of chromosomes protein 2; this encodes MHIKSIVIEGFKSYAQRTEINGFDPLFNAITGLNGSGKSNILDSICFLLGISNLSQVRASNLQDLVYKNGQAGITKATVSITFDNSDKKQSPLGFETHDEITVTRQVVIGGRNKYLINGVNANNTRVQDLFCSVGLNVNNPHFLIMQGRITKVLNMKPPEILAMIEEAAGTRMYECKKISAQKTIEKKEAKLKEIQTILEEEITPTLQKLKEERSSYLEYQKLMREIEHLSRLYTAYLFVCAEETKVKSAEDLKVMQDGIGKLQESMAENERKVQELSQEIQQLETKRDKDVGGVLKSLEDALSEVQRVDAKAQSALDLKKQNLKEETKKRKELVKNMEEDKKVLAAKEKEVTKVTEKLRSVQEEGQKDAEALVAAQQHFNAVSAGLSSNEDGEEATLAGQMMTCKNDMSKAETEAKQAQMKLKHAQQELKAKQAEVKKMDSGYKKDQDAFEAVKKCKEKLEAEIGKLNYEDGKEERLIEMRQKLLREVGRLRETYESLMAKFPNLRFEYTDPEKNWDRNRVKGLVANLITVHDVGNATALEVVAGGRLYNVVVDTEVTGKKILEKGELKRRYTIIPLNKISAKTLNDNVVKTAKNLVGEDNVHTALSLVGYESELQKAMEYVFGTTLVCDTLDNAKKVTFDKRVMTKTVTLGGDVFDPQGTLSGGARAQTASVLSKLQELKDVQDNLTARETELRSVEKDLSSLKGTADKYRQLKQQLDMKSEEAELLQAKLQQSSYHKQEEELQTLRKTIEESEETLKKTKEVQKKAEEKYKVLENKMKNAEAEREKELKAAQQKLNAAKNKADAYNKKLKERQQEADALALELEELKKEQAGYQQQIDAVDEAMKAIQDQIDSMAAEVSSNKEAVKKAQEDLSKQKEVIMAQDREIKGKTAEANKLREQDNEAQLRIKEMEHNISKHKKDSADAAARVARMLAENDWIAPERHLFGQPNTAYDFKANNPKEAGQRLKKLEENKDKLERNVNMRAMNMLSQAEEKYNELMKKKRIVENDKSKILKTIEELDQKKNEALNIAWQKVNKDFGSIFSTLLPGANARLAPPEGCGVLDGLEFKVALGNTWKENLTELSGGQRSLVALSLILAMLLFKPAPIYILDEVDAALDLSHTQNIGQMLRTHFTHSQFVVVSLKDGMFTNANVLFKTKFVDGVSTVSRTAQSQNGNVPGHKGLDKSKLKDKRHKQLMAN